The DNA region TAGGCTCGGCTCCATGTCCTCATCGGTCTTCGCCAATCTCGGCCATGTGCTGCGCTCACGCGATCCGTCGGTCGATCAGCGCCGCGCCAGCCGCGATCTGGTGGACATGGTCAGCCACATCACCGCGCGGGGTCAAAACCACGGCGTCCGCATCATCAACATTTCCGCGCTCGGCCTGATGTGCCGCTGCGA from Sphingobium sp. HWE2-09 includes:
- a CDS encoding PilZ domain-containing protein; the protein is MSSSVFANLGHVLRSRDPSVDQRRASRDLVDMVSHITARGQNHGVRIINISALGLMCRCEEPLAAGEQISIWLPILQHYPADIRWVEDHRVGMEFLQPITPTIYGAIRALMPPRRTGW